One genomic window of Gavia stellata isolate bGavSte3 chromosome 7, bGavSte3.hap2, whole genome shotgun sequence includes the following:
- the LOC132317297 gene encoding inositol 1,4,5-trisphosphate receptor-interacting protein-like 1 has protein sequence MAVAIFLALIVQSLLQYPQMQWQFWAIAGVLVLLFGLCWWLRKGSRQPASSRKEGSSRKKAHNKEQAVKPSVALHVGRVLSSRLLDLPESFVMVEELVDELLRICRKLSRNTFMPQLKPAIGVGSALESWSPHKHDAVFCLLVPLKPPRGHTFHLELGTMEEMPARHASLRVELECTCTREQLVEDMLCFLHHPEEELRRNQGASLLDTLCTGPYLDMEKTTLWFQILVKAAWVALPLSQHCRLTVLPSRRSGKLRLTNTDDITLLIEVMFGVQQDGSDTFLSIE, from the exons aTGGCTGTCGCAATATTCCTCGCACTCATTGTGCAAAGCCTCCTCCAGTACCCGCAGATG cagtggcaatTCTGGGCCATTGCTggagtcctggtcctgctctttgGGCTCTGCTGGTGGCTCAGGAAAGGGAGCcgtcagccagccagcagccgcAAGGAGGGCAGCTCCAGAAAGAAGGCACATAATAAGGAGCAGGCAGTAAAACCCAGTGTTGCACTGCATGTGGGCAGAGTTTTGTCCAGTCGCCTCCTGGACCTGCCAGAATCGTTCGTGatggtggaggagctggtggatgaaCTTCTCCGCATCTGCCGAAAGCTTTCCAGGAATACTTTCATGCCGCAACTGAAGCCAGCCATTGGGGTGGGCAGTGCCTTAGAAAGTTGGAGTCCTCATAAGCATGatgctgtcttctgcctgcttgTGCCCCTGAAGCCCCCCCGTGGGCACACCTTCCACCTGGAACTGGGCACCATGGAGGAGATGCCAGCGAGGCATGCCAGTCTCCGCGTGGAGCTCGAGTGCACCTGCACGAgggagcagctggtggaggacatgctgtgcttcctccaccaccccgaggaggagctgaggaggaaTCAGGGCGCCAGCCTCCTAGACACCCTCTGCACCGGCCCCTACCTAGACATGGAGAAAACCACCCTCTGGTTCCAGATATTGGTAAAAGCAGCCTGGGTGGCTTTGCCTCTGTCGCAACACTGCCGTCTAACAGTGCTACCTTCCAGGCGCTCAGGCAAGCTCCGGCTGACAAACACTGACGATATTACCCTCCTGATTGAGGTGATGTTTGGGGTGCAGCAAGATGGCTCAGACACCTTCCTGAGCATCGAGTAG